One genomic segment of Chiloscyllium plagiosum isolate BGI_BamShark_2017 unplaced genomic scaffold, ASM401019v2 scaf_9863, whole genome shotgun sequence includes these proteins:
- the LOC122547675 gene encoding mucin-2-like — protein sequence VNETWRLENCTVGICTGNNTISVVPLKCPPIKPVTCQNGLQPKRVYDESGCCYQYKCDYCIGPDGKRRQVGETWQDNCQDCSCNNTTLSIVCKPHKCSPLPPVVCKGQGFVPVVKTSDSDPCCPVSKCECNVTHCPTLKFDCKLGYEPVYHIHEDKCCPSYKCESKPVCVFNDTEYKPGMVVPQDPCENCKCTNETDPSTQHKAIKCTPIKCDSHCPPGFKYKEVKGQCCGNCTQVDCIIEIPNKPPIILQPGAATSDSKNNCTKYECEKVGSHLVSNIYHQRCSHLDPDNCEPGTIHMDSDGCCKTCIPKTCTVSQTTTYINHQGCRSKEKVPMTYCEGRCLTYSILADFVTVHENSALENQTDIMELIV from the exons GTGAATGAAACTTGGAGGCTTGAAAATTGTACAGTAGGAATCTGTACAGGAAACAACACCATTTCTGTGGTTCCACTGAAGTGTCCACCAATTAAACCAGTTACCTGTCAAAATGGACTGCAACCAAAAAGAGTTTATGATGAATCTGGCTGTTGTTATCAGTATAAATGTGACT ATTGTATAGGACCTGATGGAAAACGTAGACAG GTTGGCGAAACGTGGCAAGACAATTGTCAAGACTGTTCCTGCAACAATACAACATTGAGCATTGTCTGCAAACCCCATAAATGCTCACCATTACCACCAGTGGTATGCAAAGGCCAAGGTTTTGTGCCAGTAGTCAAGACAAGTGACAGTGACCCTTGCTGTCCAGTATCTAAGTGTG AATGCAAtgtgacccactgtcccactttGAAATTTGATTGCAAACTTGGATATGAACCAGTATACCATATTCATGAAGACAAGTGTTGTCCAAGTTACAAATGTG AGTCTAAGCCAGTGTGTGTATTCAATGACACTGAGTACAAG CCAGGAATGGTTGTTCCTCAGGACCCTTGTGAGAACTGTAAATGTACTAATGAAACTGATCCATCAACACAGCACAAAGCTATCAAGTGTACTCCCATCAAGTGTGATTCTCATTGTCCACCG GGTTTTAAGTATAAGGAAGTGAAAGGACAATGTTGTGGGAATTGTACACAGGTTGACTGTATAATTGAGATCCCAAATAAACCACCAATAATCCTCCAG CCTGGAGCTGCAACATCAGATTCAAAGAACAATTGCACGAAATATGAGTGTGAGAAAGTAGGATCTCACCTTGTTTCAAACATCTATCATCAAAGATGCTCCCACCTGGATCCTGATAACTGTGAACCT ggaacaATACATATGGACTCAGATGGCTGTTGTAAAACAT GTATTCCAAAGACATGTACAGTTTCTCAAACCACAACCTATATCAACCATCAAGGATGTCGATCTAAAGAAAAAGTACCAATGACTTACTGTGAAGGGCGGTGTTTGACGTATTCTAT tttggcAGATTTTGTCACAGTTCATGAGAACAGTGCTCTCGAGAATCAAACAGACATCATGGAGCTGATAGTGTGA